A genomic window from Pelagicoccus albus includes:
- a CDS encoding DUF4174 domain-containing protein encodes MFFASNTVWGQDSVQMGTQSHRLLAYVVSSEDEREALEATLESWEGELVDRDILLVSLGEIVLDTPYGISLSAEEKELWRTLWQLPLGESRFVLVGKDGGAKAFQRSGLDLPLFFELIDSMPMRIAEMKAKSPTANSH; translated from the coding sequence GTGTTTTTCGCAAGTAATACGGTCTGGGGGCAAGATAGCGTGCAGATGGGAACTCAGAGTCATCGTCTTCTTGCATACGTTGTCAGCTCGGAGGATGAGAGAGAGGCTTTGGAGGCGACGCTAGAGTCTTGGGAAGGTGAGCTCGTCGACCGAGACATCTTGCTGGTGAGCCTAGGCGAAATCGTTTTGGATACGCCTTACGGCATTTCGCTCTCGGCTGAAGAGAAAGAGCTTTGGCGAACGCTGTGGCAATTGCCGCTCGGCGAAAGCAGGTTCGTGCTGGTAGGCAAAGATGGAGGAGCAAAAGCCTTTCAGCGCAGCGGTCTCGATCTGCCCTTGTTTTTCGAGCTCATCGACTCGATGCCGATGCGCATCGCAGAGATGAAGGCAAAGTCTCCCACTGCCAATTCTCACTAG
- a CDS encoding ABC transporter ATP-binding protein, giving the protein MVALLGASGSGKSTLLHCLSGVLPTDEGTTWIGEQSLDNLNREQLAQCRRTKIGTVFQFFHLMPTLTAAENVELPLQLLGNPRAVRENRVQELLERMGIAHRANAFPSALSGGEMQRVAIARAIAHRPPIIFADEPTGNLDQNSGQEVLRLLTEITQEENAALLMVTHSEEAAAICQRSYKLEEGMLTAV; this is encoded by the coding sequence ATGGTTGCCCTCCTAGGAGCCTCAGGCTCTGGAAAATCGACCTTGCTCCACTGCTTGAGCGGCGTGCTTCCGACTGATGAAGGTACAACGTGGATTGGTGAACAATCTTTGGACAACCTAAATCGCGAGCAGCTCGCCCAATGCCGACGAACAAAGATAGGCACCGTCTTCCAATTTTTTCATCTGATGCCCACCTTGACGGCTGCGGAGAACGTTGAGCTCCCGCTCCAACTTTTGGGTAACCCAAGGGCCGTGCGCGAAAATCGAGTCCAAGAGTTGCTCGAAAGAATGGGGATCGCCCACCGAGCAAACGCTTTCCCAAGCGCCCTGTCCGGAGGAGAAATGCAACGCGTCGCCATCGCCCGGGCCATCGCCCATCGGCCTCCTATCATCTTCGCTGATGAACCGACTGGAAACCTCGACCAGAATTCCGGCCAAGAAGTGCTGAGACTTTTGACCGAAATCACCCAAGAGGAAAACGCAGCCTTGCTGATGGTGACACATAGCGAAGAAGCAGCCGCCATCTGCCAGAGATCCTACAAGCTGGAAGAGGGAATGCTGACTGCAGTATGA
- a CDS encoding transglutaminase-like domain-containing protein has protein sequence MKNEKPLFSLARVGVSYWLALSSALVAFSIVSGATALPLLITGIALLLQSLSPQASPRRHAWFSGLFIFVAYLFALYPLWPYPYFNYYGLPATLLFLVALIAALNRQSFGGSRGVTSIAAISFLLFIRNVAIFFVFEAPIAELSYSIGFVCFMEIATSTRFGKSKDNPHPELAFGLTLALIASFQIESMTLGVFLAGLPIAAFLIRNHILSEVSNEYTRPAIPIHATRPPQRFHPSLFILPLALAALLYLVMLRLPFWADSIPRHAPPLAKNLAEKANELSQAADLPNDSIESLANDLINEEFFREKAAQLADTWETLRDAKSSPEQVTRSERQAYDDYKPSNSTRPAPNNSYSNRELKNTDEPNTITQSRAIPNTSRQKPNPPPQDPIVFENKPQKAPTGPSTPVSVPNPPTVSLGSGTPEALRPDSSETFGSNESGEETGFGLGDQAPSLAQRASEYEQGVDFEHFLENFDHPGRAIAESLNLEGSDVSALLSQEPLITVKLDSAKTAPDRIYLRSNVLDTVSKNGFGGSRSEESRVEVETENAKPLPLEIFRASRSPGSTVTITANLQNQPTLPLVESFSAIQIFDTKQIAFYPQDRVVVAPLSEQPIAYRLYQADMDITERENLARNQDASYLQRMLEIPLDRSDRNFLKKLASRVGGLKSPTSQFANRFANYFEKRHPYSYFVSIPPGKGHAVVRWLKNESPGLCSNYAAAFTLLARSRGIPTRVVGGFASNEYDSKDQRFLLRQRNAHAWVEYLDESNRWIRFDPTPRISPAEMQRAQSYVSQESPHAFENLVEAEQKALAQTEDTKTQLAKDSLDPEPTKMESITGAQDELIPEDTSSAQTADTSPVARNVEVPKNEASDTQNPTGQSGPQPTADSSRSSEPAPSVSPPLAVANPEPESVTPSPRIAAQESEDLETAPPWLLILLLLTIVVPGAFLVLKTSRQRVAPPEMRIRQKAGKLLAKLDSLLSEHQLADDPIWRDTRRDLSQQRYGRESNAALVQDLGVRVALLEKRKKA, from the coding sequence ATGAAAAACGAAAAGCCCCTTTTCAGCCTCGCTCGAGTGGGAGTAAGCTATTGGCTGGCTCTATCCTCGGCTCTAGTCGCGTTTTCTATCGTGAGCGGAGCGACTGCCCTTCCGTTGCTAATCACCGGAATCGCTCTTTTGCTTCAGTCCCTTTCGCCACAAGCAAGCCCTCGGCGACATGCCTGGTTTTCGGGACTGTTCATATTCGTGGCCTACCTCTTCGCCCTCTATCCGCTATGGCCGTATCCTTACTTCAATTACTATGGCTTACCGGCAACGCTGCTTTTTCTAGTCGCACTGATCGCAGCGCTAAACCGGCAGAGTTTTGGAGGAAGCCGCGGGGTAACCAGTATCGCGGCGATTTCGTTTCTTTTGTTCATCCGCAACGTAGCGATTTTCTTCGTATTCGAAGCACCGATTGCGGAACTGAGCTACAGCATTGGCTTCGTCTGCTTCATGGAAATCGCCACGAGCACTCGGTTTGGAAAGAGCAAGGATAATCCCCATCCAGAGCTGGCCTTTGGCCTGACACTCGCCCTTATCGCCAGTTTTCAAATCGAGTCGATGACCCTTGGCGTTTTCTTGGCCGGACTGCCAATCGCGGCTTTCCTAATCCGCAACCACATTCTTTCCGAAGTATCCAACGAATACACGCGGCCAGCAATACCGATCCACGCCACAAGGCCTCCCCAACGCTTTCATCCTAGCCTGTTCATTCTTCCTCTCGCCCTCGCGGCATTGCTTTATCTCGTAATGCTTCGACTCCCCTTTTGGGCCGACTCGATTCCGCGACACGCTCCTCCGCTGGCCAAGAATCTTGCCGAAAAAGCGAATGAACTTTCGCAAGCAGCAGACTTACCAAACGACAGTATTGAGTCGTTGGCCAATGACCTCATCAACGAAGAGTTTTTCCGGGAAAAAGCAGCCCAGCTCGCTGATACTTGGGAGACCTTGCGAGACGCCAAGAGCTCGCCAGAACAAGTAACCCGGAGCGAGCGTCAAGCCTATGACGATTACAAACCATCAAATTCTACCCGCCCTGCTCCCAACAATTCCTACTCGAATCGGGAATTAAAAAATACCGATGAGCCGAATACGATTACCCAAAGCAGAGCCATTCCAAACACCTCTCGACAAAAGCCCAATCCTCCTCCGCAGGATCCAATAGTCTTCGAGAATAAGCCGCAAAAAGCGCCCACGGGACCGAGCACTCCGGTTAGCGTTCCCAATCCTCCAACAGTTTCGCTCGGCTCGGGAACCCCTGAAGCGCTCCGACCCGATTCTTCCGAAACCTTTGGCTCAAACGAAAGTGGGGAAGAAACAGGATTCGGACTTGGAGACCAGGCTCCCTCCCTCGCTCAACGCGCTTCGGAGTATGAGCAGGGCGTAGACTTCGAACATTTTCTTGAGAATTTCGACCACCCCGGACGAGCGATTGCGGAGAGCCTAAACCTGGAAGGGAGCGACGTGAGCGCCTTACTGAGTCAAGAGCCGCTCATAACCGTAAAGCTCGATTCTGCTAAAACAGCTCCGGACCGAATCTACCTTCGTAGCAACGTACTGGATACCGTCTCTAAAAACGGATTCGGCGGATCGAGATCAGAGGAAAGCCGCGTGGAGGTCGAAACCGAAAACGCCAAGCCGCTGCCATTGGAGATTTTTCGAGCGAGTCGTAGCCCCGGCTCCACAGTCACCATTACAGCAAACCTGCAAAACCAGCCGACCCTGCCTCTGGTGGAGTCCTTTTCCGCAATCCAAATTTTCGATACGAAGCAGATCGCTTTTTACCCGCAGGACCGCGTCGTCGTCGCTCCCCTTTCCGAGCAACCAATCGCATACCGGCTATATCAAGCGGATATGGATATAACCGAGCGGGAGAATCTAGCTCGAAACCAAGATGCCTCCTACTTGCAACGCATGCTCGAGATCCCATTGGATCGATCAGACCGGAACTTCCTGAAGAAACTAGCTAGCCGCGTAGGCGGACTGAAATCTCCGACCAGCCAGTTCGCCAACCGATTCGCAAACTACTTCGAAAAACGGCATCCCTACTCCTACTTCGTAAGCATACCTCCCGGAAAAGGACACGCCGTGGTGCGTTGGCTCAAAAACGAGTCCCCCGGTCTTTGCTCGAATTATGCCGCAGCCTTTACCTTGCTGGCCCGCAGCCGCGGAATCCCAACTCGCGTAGTCGGAGGCTTTGCTTCCAATGAATACGACAGCAAAGACCAGCGTTTCCTTCTCCGACAAAGAAACGCCCACGCTTGGGTGGAATATCTAGACGAATCCAATCGCTGGATACGCTTCGACCCAACTCCCAGAATAAGCCCCGCTGAAATGCAGCGGGCTCAAAGTTACGTGAGCCAAGAATCTCCTCATGCCTTTGAAAACCTTGTCGAAGCAGAGCAAAAAGCACTCGCCCAAACTGAAGATACCAAAACCCAACTAGCCAAGGACTCGCTGGATCCCGAGCCCACAAAAATGGAGTCAATAACCGGAGCTCAAGATGAGCTCATACCGGAAGACACAAGCAGTGCCCAGACAGCGGATACTTCGCCCGTCGCGAGAAACGTGGAAGTTCCAAAGAACGAAGCCTCTGACACCCAAAATCCAACAGGCCAAAGTGGCCCTCAACCAACCGCAGACTCCTCCCGGAGCAGCGAACCAGCCCCTTCAGTTTCTCCCCCGCTCGCGGTTGCTAACCCAGAACCCGAGTCAGTTACCCCATCCCCACGGATCGCCGCTCAAGAGTCAGAGGACTTGGAAACCGCTCCGCCATGGCTCCTTATTTTGCTCCTCCTGACCATAGTTGTCCCTGGCGCATTTCTCGTTCTCAAAACCTCACGCCAAAGGGTCGCGCCACCGGAGATGCGTATCCGTCAAAAGGCAGGGAAATTGCTGGCTAAACTCGACTCCTTGCTCAGCGAGCACCAGCTCGCCGATGATCCCATCTGGAGAGACACTCGAAGAGATCTCTCCCAACAACGCTACGGCCGCGAAAGCAATGCAGCCCTAGTTCAAGACCTTGGCGTGAGGGTCGCCCTCCTCGAAAAACGCAAAAAAGCCTAA
- a CDS encoding tetratricopeptide repeat protein, producing MMTNKKHPYPRHIVTLLAALSALLATFTFDDLQARPSREGQDKSEPVERKLPQKSAPSPRNSSTRVNKPQPRPQTPAKPQIRQTRGGSSNQNISQNRGSSQSSSKVKRPTRSVITKPSNHAVNRPPQVTSRPSSSSKRNFEPQRTQPPSSTRISPSNRYPSNKRSGPSLSATSPGHNRSSGTSNANRSIGPQRDQRDTSSRGNNYRSPSPNQNRSTESKIVSSRPSTSRTIDSSVVSGANSRNSSVGPQRHNPSHDNHSREYGRDDYRGDRDTARSLYLDRRNNALRDANHRRDRERTITIRDRNHRDDHDSHNNRKRYSIAKHTHRHSKNCGHYFYDNCWHDYPRHHVKTWFSINIGHTHGDGCGHFFENGIWLSFSGSRHYHHTGCGHYYYDGFWHNTSYYHSHGPYCGHYYYNGYWHDFPSTHIHSDYCGHLYDGSQWLVDRSASHIHGNDCGHYKVNGMWLEYPKSYYTMNRPDSLFFFIDLGSYSNRNMDSWAYDAFVGRGRAIDIFRSSAPLAQGYASFAKSRYYDALIRFREAARRDPDNALVYFAKAQAQIAVKDYRAAFEDIQRGMELYPEWADIYLNLTEIYSKREDLTEHTKQLQEWVERFPRDYKAHFVLGYFYYFQQDYDAAKNELLYALSWDEDLEAAHLLMDRILTFEAESEITTMELEGSPEDEPIVTRE from the coding sequence ATGATGACGAATAAAAAACACCCCTACCCCCGCCATATCGTCACTCTGCTCGCGGCGCTTAGCGCCCTGCTCGCCACATTCACCTTCGACGATCTACAAGCCCGCCCCAGCCGCGAGGGCCAAGACAAATCCGAGCCCGTCGAACGAAAGCTTCCCCAGAAGAGTGCCCCCTCTCCTCGTAATTCGAGCACTCGGGTCAATAAACCGCAGCCGCGTCCCCAGACACCCGCCAAGCCCCAGATCCGCCAAACCCGCGGTGGATCTTCGAACCAAAATATTTCACAAAACCGCGGCAGCTCCCAGTCCAGCAGCAAAGTTAAAAGGCCAACTCGCTCCGTAATCACCAAACCCTCGAACCACGCCGTCAACCGTCCACCGCAAGTCACCTCGCGCCCTAGCTCCAGTTCCAAGCGGAACTTCGAGCCGCAACGCACGCAGCCTCCCAGCTCTACTCGAATTTCCCCATCCAATCGCTACCCCTCCAACAAACGCAGCGGGCCCTCCCTTTCCGCCACTTCACCAGGGCACAATCGTTCCTCCGGCACATCGAACGCCAATCGCTCCATCGGCCCACAGCGAGACCAGCGGGACACGTCTTCCCGAGGAAATAACTACCGCTCGCCCTCGCCAAACCAAAATCGCAGCACCGAATCTAAGATTGTCTCCAGCCGCCCTTCAACCAGCAGAACCATAGACTCCTCCGTCGTCAGCGGAGCGAATTCCAGAAACTCAAGCGTTGGACCTCAACGCCACAACCCTTCGCACGACAACCACTCCCGCGAATATGGTCGTGATGACTATCGGGGAGACCGGGATACGGCTCGCTCGCTCTACTTAGACCGGAGAAACAATGCTCTCCGCGACGCAAACCACCGCAGGGACCGAGAACGCACCATAACCATCCGCGATCGCAACCATCGGGACGACCACGATTCACACAACAATCGTAAACGCTACAGCATCGCCAAACACACCCACCGCCACAGCAAGAATTGCGGTCACTACTTTTACGACAACTGCTGGCACGACTATCCGCGTCACCACGTCAAAACCTGGTTCTCCATTAACATCGGCCACACTCATGGAGATGGATGCGGACACTTTTTCGAAAACGGAATTTGGCTCTCCTTCTCAGGAAGCCGCCACTACCACCACACCGGTTGCGGCCACTACTACTACGATGGCTTTTGGCACAATACGTCCTATTACCATTCGCACGGCCCGTACTGCGGTCACTACTACTACAATGGATACTGGCACGACTTCCCAAGCACCCACATCCACTCCGATTACTGCGGACACCTCTATGATGGAAGCCAATGGCTCGTAGACAGATCCGCCTCCCATATCCACGGCAACGATTGCGGACACTACAAGGTCAATGGCATGTGGCTTGAGTACCCGAAAAGCTACTACACGATGAATCGCCCTGACAGCTTGTTCTTCTTCATCGACCTTGGATCCTACTCTAATCGAAACATGGACTCCTGGGCTTATGACGCCTTTGTGGGGCGAGGCAGGGCGATCGATATATTCCGTTCTAGCGCTCCCCTAGCCCAGGGCTACGCCTCTTTCGCAAAAAGCCGCTACTACGACGCTCTTATACGTTTCAGAGAAGCTGCCCGTCGCGATCCTGATAACGCGCTTGTGTACTTCGCCAAGGCTCAGGCCCAGATCGCAGTTAAGGACTACCGCGCCGCATTCGAAGATATCCAACGCGGCATGGAACTGTATCCAGAGTGGGCGGACATTTACCTGAACCTAACCGAGATCTACTCGAAGCGAGAGGATCTAACGGAACACACAAAGCAGTTGCAAGAATGGGTAGAACGCTTTCCACGTGACTATAAAGCCCACTTCGTTTTGGGATACTTCTACTACTTCCAGCAAGACTACGACGCGGCTAAGAACGAACTGCTCTATGCCCTTTCTTGGGACGAAGACCTAGAGGCCGCCCACTTGCTGATGGACCGGATCCTGACTTTCGAAGCGGAATCGGAAATCACGACCATGGAGCTAGAGGGTTCGCCGGAAGACGAACCTATCGTCACCCGGGAGTGA
- a CDS encoding SDR family NAD(P)-dependent oxidoreductase: MKSGNYAVLGAAGGIGRKLTESLLSQGCKVMAGVRNAAEAATVSELDGAELYEIDACDWDAYSDFYDKMESSFGRIDGVAVCVGSILLKPAHLTRREEFEDVVSKNLSSCFAALRSVAKRMMKEGGSIVFCSSAAARHGFPNHEAIAAAKAGVIGLTLSAAATYASYGIRVNCVAPGLVRSKMAQGITGNEMALKASQSMHALGRIGEPEEVARALMWLLDRDQDWVTGQTIGVDGGLGTLFSKKA, translated from the coding sequence ATGAAGAGTGGCAATTATGCGGTGCTCGGAGCGGCAGGTGGTATTGGTCGCAAGCTAACGGAAAGCCTTCTGAGCCAAGGTTGCAAAGTGATGGCTGGCGTTCGAAACGCCGCCGAAGCCGCCACTGTTTCGGAGCTGGACGGAGCCGAATTGTATGAGATCGATGCCTGCGACTGGGATGCGTATTCTGATTTTTACGACAAGATGGAGTCGTCTTTTGGTCGCATCGATGGCGTTGCGGTCTGCGTGGGTTCGATTTTGCTCAAGCCGGCTCACCTAACGCGGCGTGAAGAGTTTGAAGACGTTGTTTCCAAGAACCTCTCATCTTGTTTCGCCGCCTTGCGATCGGTGGCCAAGCGGATGATGAAGGAGGGAGGCTCGATCGTTTTTTGCTCCTCTGCGGCTGCACGCCATGGTTTTCCCAATCACGAGGCGATTGCGGCGGCCAAAGCAGGCGTCATCGGTTTGACCCTTTCCGCTGCCGCCACCTATGCCAGCTATGGGATCCGAGTGAATTGCGTGGCTCCGGGGTTAGTGCGGTCGAAAATGGCGCAAGGAATCACTGGGAACGAAATGGCCTTGAAAGCTTCGCAGTCGATGCACGCTCTCGGGCGCATTGGAGAGCCCGAGGAAGTGGCGCGGGCCCTGATGTGGCTATTGGACCGCGATCAGGATTGGGTAACGGGGCAGACGATCGGCGTGGATGGAGGACTCGGTACTCTTTTCAGCAAAAAGGCTTAG
- a CDS encoding mechanosensitive ion channel family protein: MPEASELVESFPNYIPLIVTLCVVALALLSARWYFSKREAAFGKHNNFSRPIVMLVLTALALVAVIIALPLKDGTKDQLLGLFGLVLTGIIGLSSTTFVANAMGGFMIRSIASFRSGDFVRVGSTFGRVSARGLFHTEIQTEDRDLTTLPNLYLVTNPVTVVRSSGTIVSATVSLGYDTHQATVEPLLLAAAEETGLEDPFVRVLELGDFSVVYRVAGLLKEVKQMVSKKSQLHINVMNTLHNGGIEILSPNAMMQRPLKDGERMMPKASPLKPQAPVEESVPEERIFDKAEEAETVERLVYERDQLVKEKAELEKGISALEESEKAKSEKRIAYLETEISRMDAHREDLDSEEKS; the protein is encoded by the coding sequence ATGCCCGAGGCCTCTGAACTTGTTGAATCCTTCCCGAACTACATCCCTCTGATTGTTACCCTGTGTGTTGTGGCACTAGCTCTCTTGAGCGCCAGATGGTATTTTTCAAAGCGAGAGGCGGCCTTCGGAAAGCATAACAACTTCTCTCGCCCGATTGTGATGTTGGTCCTCACGGCGCTCGCATTGGTGGCGGTGATTATTGCTCTACCACTGAAAGATGGAACCAAGGACCAGTTGCTAGGTTTGTTTGGACTCGTGCTGACTGGCATCATCGGTCTCTCATCGACCACCTTTGTAGCGAACGCGATGGGAGGTTTCATGATTCGGTCGATCGCCTCCTTTCGGTCCGGCGACTTTGTGCGAGTCGGTTCGACCTTTGGTCGCGTTTCAGCTCGAGGCCTTTTTCATACTGAGATCCAAACGGAAGACCGGGATTTGACGACCTTGCCCAATCTCTATCTGGTTACCAACCCAGTGACAGTGGTTAGAAGCTCTGGGACGATCGTTTCTGCTACGGTTTCTTTGGGTTACGATACGCACCAGGCTACAGTCGAACCCTTGCTGCTGGCGGCTGCGGAAGAGACTGGCCTCGAGGATCCCTTCGTTCGCGTACTGGAGCTGGGAGACTTTTCGGTTGTCTATCGTGTTGCTGGCTTGCTCAAGGAAGTGAAGCAGATGGTTAGCAAGAAATCTCAGCTGCATATCAACGTAATGAATACGCTGCACAACGGAGGCATCGAGATTTTGTCGCCTAATGCGATGATGCAACGCCCACTCAAGGACGGGGAGCGTATGATGCCGAAAGCCAGCCCGCTAAAGCCCCAAGCTCCGGTGGAGGAAAGCGTGCCGGAGGAAAGGATTTTCGATAAGGCGGAGGAAGCGGAAACGGTTGAGCGTCTCGTCTACGAACGTGACCAGCTGGTTAAAGAAAAGGCAGAATTAGAAAAGGGGATCTCTGCTCTCGAGGAGTCAGAAAAAGCGAAATCGGAAAAGCGTATCGCTTATTTGGAGACCGAGATTTCCCGAATGGACGCTCACCGAGAGGATTTGGATAGCGAAGAGAAAAGCTGA
- a CDS encoding EamA family transporter, with product MKTTQDKPSLWMLGIAFAALYIIWGSTYLGIKVAIETIPPFFMSAARFTVAGAILYLIARVTGAARPSGAQWKNAFTVGAFLIAGGNGTVCYAELHIDSSMAALIIASSPLFMTFMGWLGGVQKKPTLNTWAIVSGGLAGVATLVFSGASVEMQGALWGYVLMFAAIIFWTYGSIFSKRNPQTINPWLQSGMQMFCGGIVSLVAGLFLKETGQLDLAAISIESWLAFAYLVVVGSLLGFTSYVFLLRHCSPSTVSSHAYVNPVVALFLGWVLLGETLTWGGWVGSGMILLSVFFLLQENRKSRPVKA from the coding sequence ATGAAGACGACCCAAGATAAACCTTCCCTTTGGATGCTAGGAATCGCTTTTGCGGCTCTGTATATTATCTGGGGGTCGACTTATCTTGGGATCAAGGTGGCGATCGAAACGATTCCTCCGTTTTTCATGTCAGCGGCACGCTTTACGGTAGCTGGCGCCATCTTGTATTTGATTGCCCGTGTGACAGGCGCAGCGCGACCGAGCGGAGCGCAATGGAAGAATGCCTTCACCGTGGGAGCCTTTCTGATCGCGGGCGGAAATGGTACCGTTTGTTACGCTGAGCTGCATATTGATTCCTCCATGGCTGCTCTAATCATAGCCAGCAGCCCTCTCTTTATGACGTTTATGGGATGGCTGGGAGGCGTTCAGAAGAAACCGACCCTTAATACTTGGGCGATCGTCAGCGGTGGATTAGCCGGAGTGGCGACATTGGTCTTTTCGGGAGCAAGCGTCGAAATGCAAGGAGCCCTTTGGGGGTATGTGCTCATGTTTGCCGCGATCATTTTTTGGACCTATGGGTCGATCTTCTCCAAGCGAAATCCCCAGACCATCAACCCTTGGCTTCAATCTGGCATGCAGATGTTTTGCGGAGGAATCGTTTCCCTCGTGGCGGGGCTTTTCCTGAAAGAGACGGGACAGCTCGATCTCGCCGCCATATCGATCGAATCCTGGTTGGCCTTTGCTTATTTAGTGGTGGTTGGGTCGCTTCTGGGCTTCACCTCCTATGTTTTTTTGCTGCGACATTGCTCGCCTTCCACGGTCTCTTCGCACGCCTATGTAAACCCTGTTGTCGCCCTTTTTCTCGGTTGGGTGTTGCTCGGCGAGACTCTGACTTGGGGAGGATGGGTCGGGTCGGGGATGATTTTGCTTTCGGTCTTTTTTCTACTGCAGGAGAACCGTAAATCGAGACCGGTCAAAGCTTAG